GGTTTGTTACTATCAGAGGCTGTGTAAAGCCGCTTGGGAATGGGCTGATCTACTTATGCAAAAATGCTACCAACCTTTCAAACCCCATTACCACAACATGAAAATTTAAAGTGCTTTTTCTatgggtggtgatggtggagttCTAGCAACAGCCTCTTAATCTGTGGAGAAGATGGCTGGCCCCAGGACTGTGGTTCAATAATGAAATACAGGCCCACAAAATAAAATAGGTTTATAGCATGACTGAACTCACACATCAGTAGAACACTCTGTGAACCATAACAAAGAACAGATAAAGGTGTCAAGTGAGAAAGGTGAAATGAGGTTATCACTCACTTCACCTCTCACCTGATTTGTGTTGCTAGCTGAAACTGCTGGCCAGTAACGTATGTGTAAGAAACTgttataggccgggcacggtggctcatgcctgtaatcacagcactttgggaggccaaggcaggtggatcaccagactgaccaacatagtgaaaccccctctctacaaaaaatacaaaaattagccaggcatggtggcttgcacctgtattcccagctagttgggaggctgaggcaggagaattgcttgaattcaagaggcggaagttgcagtgagccgagatcgcgccactgcactccagcctgggcaacaagagctaaattccatctcaaaaaaaaacaaaaaaaacaaaaaaaaagaaactgttcttAATACTTAATACTGTCCCCAATTCCATTCAAGGTTCAGTTGTGTTCAGCTTTAAAACCAGCTATGTGAATGTGAGTTCTAGTGCAGATTATTTAGTGATTATGTAACtaaaattgatgaaaaaaatcacagtataCAACTGTGAGGAGCACACAACTGCTAAGTTTGTACTTTTGAAAGTAAATTATTCTTTGTTTGATaccttattttttaagaaagtgggattaaaaaatattttggtcaGTGCTGTTTTCTACCCACCTTCAAAAGCCAATGGTTTGATATTTCTATTAATTTGTGCTTCCTTTAGTTTTAATAGGGGATAGAAGACTGCAGCTGGTTAGGTCTGGAAAACATTAATCTGGGCAAACGGAGCTGGAGCTGTGAGGATCTGAGTCCTAGGGGGCCCTCATTCACTAGCAGTAAGAATTTAAGTGGTGCATGGCACATAGCACTGTACTAGATTCTGCAGGGGCACAAACATAGAGCCAAACACTCTCCCTCTTGGAGAATTTCAGACCCAGAAAAGGCCACGCAGTTCTAACTTTTGTCATCGGTTCCTTTTGCTAAAAGGCAAAGGGTACGTTCCTTGCATATTGTCCAACATCCCCCTTCCAAGATTGTGAGAAGATGGGTAGCTGGgcatcaataaatattgaatcaATTGACCTATgtactgttgtttttttcttactctaaaaatgttgtttttaacCTAGTAAAATATCACAGAAACTGGCTCCTGAAGTGTGTACGTATAAAAGGcagtataaacatttaagtgAGACTCGCATCATAGATGGGGGAATGCAAACATTTGTTTCAGCCTTCATGTTCATCTTACACCCCAGGAGGACCAAGAACTCTTTAGTCATTGAGGCCTATTTCTTAATCTTTTAAGGGATTAAGAATGACCAATGAGAAGTTATATCCTGAAGtgatgtttaaattttatttaataaaaatacagttttctttttaaatcaacatTGTTTTTCAGAAATCTACTCAAATGCTGCTCCTTACTTATGGCTTAAGAGCTACCCAAAGACTTCAGTGGGTAGGCTGAGGGgaatagaaatgcagaatccttCTTTCAATAGCCTATACACAGTTATCTCCTACACTCACTACACACGTTTGGGCATGTAGAACTTGCCCCAGTATTTCCCCTTGTGGGTCAAGTCATATGGGCTCAGTACTTTCCGTATGCCCAGCATGTTGGCAGTGGCTATTCGCTCAAATGTCCAGGGGTTCTGGTTGTTACGTTCTCTTTCCTCTTGATCTTTTCGCATCTTCTCTAGAGTCCCGCGGCTCACAGCCTTTGCTGCGAAGGGCAACTTGTGGGCAACCTGGTCAAGGAAACCTTGCACTTCTTCAAATTCACAACGCccacccatctctacaacaagGCGGCCAGCCTTCACAGGTGTCACGTAGTGGTCAATAGCACCTTTGCCTCCCCCCATGCGATGCCCAACACTTTTGCGAGTGATGGGCTTGAAAGGGGCTGGTACTCGCCATATGGCAAACATGTTCTTGGGGTCCATAGAGCGGTTGATTGTCAGGCGCATCATTTCAAAGTGGCCCCAATGCAGGTAGCCACCACCCAATGCCTAAAAGTGAATGGGAGAATTAGAAACACATGCGGACTTCGACATCCTCTATGGGCTCATTATTTTGTCTCTTCTAGTAACTGTGGCTTCAATGatacaattgaaaataaaaatctaagttCTAATAAGTCCCATGGAGGAAAAGCCTAGGGTACACAGTAATAGAGTGAAGGGGGACCCATTTCAGTGGAGAGCCAGGAAGGCTTCTTTGAAGAGGTGACATCTAAAGCTAAGACCAGAATAAAAAGAACTAGCCAAGGGAAAAGAGGAGTGTGCCAGGCATAAGAAAGGCTTATGTGGAGGCCCTGGCACAGCAGAGGGCTTGGCAAGTTGAACAGAAGCCAATGTGGCTGGAGTAGGGTGAGGAATGGGGAGAGTGGGCAGGAGGTTCTGAGAGGTCAGTGGGGGTGATTATGTAGGCTGCAGGAAGAGGACTTTGGAATATCACTCTGGCTGCCTGGTGGAAAACAAATCCTAGTGCACACCCATTTGTGTGGCTGCTGACATCAAGTCTTCATGGAAGCTACTCAACAAGTAAGGAAACAGCTGTCTTCCACATCCTATATTGtggatggttttatttttaccaGGGCTTGAAAAGATCTCATGATCTGATTATGGGGCACATTAGCTagccccttccttctgcttttaCGTTATTTTcactctacattaaaaaaaaaaaagatatataaccCAAATGTTTACTGGGTACCCAGTAGCCTCTGTACGTACCAGTTTAAAGAGCAACTGGTGGCAGTTCTAATAAAAACTGTGGAGGAAGAGACTAAATTATCTCAAGGAGTATGAGATTTTGTTATTCCCTAGCTTCCATCCCATTGCTGCTCGATGCTGAATTCACTCACCAAGATTGCAAAATTGCCTTCTGTAAACTCCGTAGCTTCAGTGGAAGGTCCCCGTATGTCACTTAAATTTTTAGGTTCTCTTCTTACTTTTGGCACAAGTGGTGCCCTTTCAATAAATCTAAGCTTGGGTTTTTCAGGAATGGAAACATCTAAAAGAAGCACAGACAACCAGGATAAAGTAAAACTATACATCTCAAAAGATCTATTTTCCTAGAAAGATTTATAACAGGTGAaagtctgaatttctttcttcttcattttttggtagagacagggtctcactatgttgcccaggttggtttcaaactcctggcctcaagtgattttcctgcctttacctcccaaagtgttgggattacaagtgcgagccaccatatccagcctgAAAGTCTTAAAGTTACCACTGAACAGTAACTGTAAAGGTATATTACATTTTTGCAGATGCTTTTAGTGACACTGGAATCTTCTGGCTGTGACAGTGGCTAATGCAAATGTTTCTAAAACTTTAAAGATAGCAAAGTTTTATCCTCTGAATCCAAATGCACTTATTAATCACCAACTCTGTGCTTAACACTGTAACAGGGATTGTTTGGAAATCACTAGTTCacttaatctttaaaataactttatagcCTTGGTATTCTTTCAGggctccctttttaaaaattttaaacttgtcAAAGTTTAACACAGCTATATCAAAGggccaaattaaaaatatacagctCAGTGAATTACCAGAAAgtgaacacatgaacacacaccaCTATTACCCAGATCAACAAACAGGATATTAGGCAGGTAGtatttttaatctccattttatagaagaggaaccCGAGGGCTAAAAACACTTTATAATCTGGTCTATGCCATCCAGTTCAACAGCAAAGCTACATACCATgtcacaaaaatatatacatatatttccgtGCCTCTCTGGATGTTAATGGGGGTAGTGGAAGAATactatattgtacataaaagtATCTAAGTTCTCCAGCTCTGCCACATTCTTGTTGAGAAACTTACAACCTAGGAATCCTTTGATCAATGCTCTTTCTCTCATATATGCAGGGACTTTTCATGCTGAGACCTGCACAGGTCAGTGTGCCAGGTTTTGGTGGGTGGGCAAAACTTCAGGCCAGACATGTGACATCTTCTTTATCATCCTTACTTGACGATTTGGGGAAAAAAGTTAACatacaaatcatttttaaaaatttcttaaatgaaCCAAGTATGGCTTTATAATGGAGACAAATACAAAATAGAAGAGTTTGAGGAAATACCAAATTATTACTATCAGAGTTTCAGAAGCTGCCCTTCAAATTCTATATGTAGCTACAGAGAATCTTAGTAATGCTTTCTTTCACCTACAAGTCAAAATGTACTTTCAAAACGTGGTTTAACAATTCTGTACAGAAGACCCTCAGATGTACAGACCCTATTCATTTTTTTGAGGGTTccagtatatttcttttttaaaaagtaaactagtTTTACGATATTGTGGCttaaatttaacaaattaaaGCTTTTTCACATATCGTTAGATGACTGCATATATGTAAACTTATTTGGAAAGAACATCAAAagtccaggtttttttttttcttttgagacagagtctcactctgttgcccaggctggagtgcagtggcctcctgagtagctgggattacaggtgtaaactaccacgcccagctaattttttgtatttttagtagagatggggtttcaccaggttggcaggctggtctccaactcctggcctcaagtgatccacccgcctccgcctcctaaagtgctgtgattacaggcgtaagccaccatgcccgctcaAAAATCCAGATTTCAGGCCAATGACTACTGGCTGAGTGGACCATGGGACACACACCAGTGGGAGGTTTTAGGGGAGCTATCTCATTAGACGCTGCTCCGTAAGAGCAAGGAACTTTTTTGGTTTCCTTCGTCTTTGATTTATTTCTAGTGCTCAGAATATTAGTTGGCAAAACTGTAAGctctaaaaacatatttattgaaagagTGAACGGGGATGGGAAACACGAGAACATTCCTATGTCATCTCCCACCCGCTCCTGGTTTCCATCAGAGAAAAGATTTACGAACAGGAGAAAGACAAGCTCTCACCTTCAAAACTTGGTACTGGGAGCAGTGTCTTTACGCCAGCACTGGCGGGGAGGGGTGCCCAGGAATCTACAAAGACAAATCAAGTTAAACGACGAAGGTAACAAGGCCGGGACCCCGATACAACCTGGGCCAAAGGTActacttcttatttttatttattttatttttttgagacggagtcttactctgttgcccaggctccagtgcagtggcgcgatctcggctcactgcaacctccgcctcccgggttcaagagattctcctgcctcagcctccggactagctgggattacagtcgcccaccaccacgcccagctaattttttttgtattttcagtagcgacggggtttcaccatgttggccaggctggtttcaaactactgacctcaagtgattcgcccgcctcggcctcccaaagtgctgctattaaaggcgtgagccaccgcgcccgcccaaAAGTACTTCCGCCGGAGGAGTCTTGAGGTGTGGGATGCGGATTCCACTAAATGGACTCAAAGGCTCAGGCTCCGCAAAAGGCCAGCCGGGATCTCTGGGCGCCGACTCCCAGACGCAGCTGTGACCCTCTTGCACGAACCCCTACGGTGGAGGTCGGCGGTGCGATAGCGTAGTTCCTAACCAGTGCTTCACCAAGCATATGCAGAGCCGCCTTTTGGGTTAGGGAGAAAAAGCACtggagggtgggggaggaagaggggTAAAGTCTTTAGGAACCAAAAGGGACTTCTGACCTGACAAGGGCACCCGCAGGAGCGGCGCACTAGCGCGAGCCAGCAGCCTCCACATGGTCACGGGCGTCCGGCGGCGCGGAGCTCCCCCAGCGACTCCAGCTGTCTCCTGCACCCAGGTAAGCAGCGACGCTCTACTACCTAGCTGTAATCGGCTCAGGACACCGCTCAGTGGGGCCGGAAGTTGTGTTCACTCGGGTCCACTCCGCAGAGTCCCGACGGAAGCGAAAGAAACTCGAGCGACGGGGGTTGAGTTCCGGGGGAGGTTGAGTTCCTCCGGTCAAAGGCGCTGTCCGCCCAGCCACGCCCAGGGGCCCTGTTGGCTCTCTAGGGTTCTCCTTCCAATCTCCAGTCTTTCCCCAGAAGAAGAGGGCGGCGGGGCGGGgagtcttttgttttatttatttatttttctgcggAGTACAACTGTCAGTGCCTGCCGGTTGCTTAGCAAGGTGGTCCCTTACGATTCACAGCCTTTGAGATGTTTTTCTAGGGGACCCCTCAAAGACATTAGGAGAATACCAGATTTGGCAATGGTTTAACATGTATAGGGCAATTGCAATGTGTCATCGAGTACCTCATTCGTTAGTCCTGCCAACGAATCTGTGAGATAAGTCATTATACTTATTTTGCAGATTCCATCCTGAGGGTGAAATAATTTAACTTGTTCTGGGTCATACAACAGGAAAACAGTACCATCAGAATTTGAGCACAGTCTGTGATTCCAGAGATCTCAGTGAATGAACAATATTGTTGATgaaaagagtgaaattctgtaaGATAttggaagagatttattctgagccaaatatgagcaaccatggcctgtgacacagccctcagggggtcctgagaacatgtgcccaaggtggtagaAGTGCAGCTTGGCTTTATACATATTAGAggggcatgagacatcaatcaaatgcatttaagaaatacatcggtttggttcagaaaggcgggacaaGTCAAGGTGGGCTTCTAGGCTATaggtaaatgtaaacattttctggttgacaattggttttGTCCAAAGACCTGGGATGGAtagaaaggaatgttcaggttaaaCATAAATGATTGTAGAGACCAAGTTTTATTATGCAGAGGAAGCTCTTAGATAGCAGACTTTAGAGAAAGACTGTTGTAAATTGTTTTTTTATCTGACTTAAAGGGTGcctggaggccgggcgcagtggttcacgcctgtaatcccagcactttgggaggccgaagcgggcagattacctgaggtcaggagttcaagaccagcctgaccaacatggtgaaaccccgtctccactaaaaatacaaaaaattagctggacgtggtggcgggtgcctgtaatcccagctactcgggaagctgaggcaggagaatcacttgaacctaggaggcggaggttgcagtgagccgagatcacgccactgcactccagactccagAGTGggcaagacagagaaaaaaaaaatatgcctggctcttagttgattgTCTCCTGGatctgggaaggaaggaaggaaaacaaaggggaaag
This genomic window from Pan troglodytes isolate AG18354 chromosome 9, NHGRI_mPanTro3-v2.0_pri, whole genome shotgun sequence contains:
- the MRPL16 gene encoding large ribosomal subunit protein uL16m; the encoded protein is MWRLLARASAPLLRVPLSDSWAPLPASAGVKTLLPVPSFEDVSIPEKPKLRFIERAPLVPKVRREPKNLSDIRGPSTEATEFTEGNFAILALGGGYLHWGHFEMMRLTINRSMDPKNMFAIWRVPAPFKPITRKSVGHRMGGGKGAIDHYVTPVKAGRLVVEMGGRCEFEEVQGFLDQVAHKLPFAAKAVSRGTLEKMRKDQEERERNNQNPWTFERIATANMLGIRKVLSPYDLTHKGKYWGKFYMPKRV